CTTACCAACGGCACGGCAAAGGTGTACGAAGCCCCAAAAACCGAAAGCGAACGCTCGTGGTGGGACAATGCCTACACCTATGCAGCGGTAATGTTGGTATTGGCGCTGGTGCGAAACCGCACGGTCATGTTGACCTGGTGGGCGGTGAGTGCCCTTTTGGGAACCTTCCTGGCCGTGGTAGGATTGTATTCTTTCCATGAGGAAGTCGCCTGGAACTACAACGCCTTCCTTTTTTCTCCCTTGTTTGGTGGTTTGGTCGTGTCGTTACTTTCCGCTGGAAAGAAGAACGTGCGGTTGTGGTGGTTTGCGGCGGCGGGATGCCAAGTCCTTTATCTGCTATACATGCTAAATAAGCCGCACCTGTTGCTTTTGATGCCGATTTTAGCCGTAAACGGGCTCTATCTTTTCAGGATTTACAAAAGCAATCTTCTACTGTCCCCTGTAAAATAATACCGTACTGAAGGTCTTGATGATAATGTTGAGATCAAGGAAGATGCTGCGGTGCTTGATGTAATACAAGTCGTACTGCAGTTTGATCAGGCTGTCGTCCATGGTTTGCCCATAAGGATATTTGACCTGTGCCCAACCCGTAATACCCGGTTTGATGACGTGCCTGGTTTCGTAGAAGGGCATCCGTCGTGATAACTCGTTGACAAATATCGGACGTTCCGGGCGCGGACCGATAAACGCCATGTCTCCTTTGAGGATGTTGATGAACTGTGGCATTTCATCGAGACGCGTCTTTCGTAGGAACTTCCCGAAGGGTGTCACACGTGCGTCGTTGGTGGCCGCGAAAACGGCTCCGTTATGTTCCGCATTCTGCACCATTGTTCGGAATTTATAGATACGAAAGGCTTTTCCGTTCTTGCCCACACGTTCCTGCACATAGAACAATTTACCCCGGTTTCCGAGTAGATTCCCTAAAAGAATTAACGGAAGCAGCACGCTCATGACGACCAGGCCCGCAAATGAAAATAGCATCTCCAGTGCCTTCACGATAATGAGATATAGCTTATTATTGTTGCTACGGCTGAACGGGAAGTAACGGTAAAAGTCAGTAGCGAAGTGCTCCATCGGAATGCGTTGCATCATCGATTCGTAGACCTGTGCGAAGTCACGGATGATGACGCCATTCTCGAGCAGGTAAACGAGTTGAGTGTAGAGAAACACCGTCATCCGCTTGGCTTTTTTCGAGTCGACCACGACTTCCGATATGCCGTTTTCGGTGACAAAAGAAGCAGCCTCCCCCACTCCGATTACCTGTACATCCGCTTTGACAGTTCCGTGATCGGATTCATCGGGATTGATGTATCCCACCACACGATAGTGTGGATCAGCGTCGGCAAGATAGGCAATCAACGAAGGAAGCAATTCACGGTCGCAAATCAAGACTACCTTTTTCTCAAATCGGTGCGACGCCAGAAAAGCCTGGTAGAAAAAGCGCCATACGAACAACCCAGCGAAAAGTCCGAGGAAGAAATAGACGATTTGGATACGGTTGAGCGGAAGGAAAGGCGTGAAAAACGGGGTCAACAGGTAAAAAATTCCCGTCGCGGTTGCCGTAAACAAGATACTTCGAATGACCTGTAGCTGGTTACTGGCTACCTGTAGGTTGTACATCTCGAATACCGTACCTAAGACATTGATGTAGAGCGCCAGTACTGTAAGTTCGTAATAGTCACCCCGTTGAAAGCTGAAGTAATCGAAGTCGACTAACTTATCGAGAAGAAATAAAGCCCCAAAAACAGAAGCCACATCGAAAGTCCGGAGGAGTATTTTCCTCTCGGAAATTTCAAAATGGATTTTGTTGCCGGACAACATCGTTCGGAAGGGGTTAGGAGCTGCAAGATACGTATTTTCGGCTTAACGAAAATCAGTTTTGAGCGGGTGATCGCATTCCAGGATACACCCGTTTCTTAATGATGGCAACGCCCGGCATGTCTACCTTCAACAGCGTCAACGAGTAAATAAAAGCGGGTGCAGCGGTGCGCATAGCCGAGTGATTGATGGTCAGGAACCAAAAGATCAACAGAGGGAACATCATGAAGTTCTCTTTGTTATCAAAGTGAAGAATAATAGGTGTAAAGATGAGGATAAGCAGCATGGCTATTCCTAAAGAACCATGTTCGGCCAAAAGACGCGTAATCTCATCGTGAGAAGCCGTATTGACACCCGACTCCTCTTCCCTCATATCGATTGTTTTTCCAGCCCCGACTCCAAAGACCGGGTTCTCAATGAAAGCAGTAATCTCCATTTGGGCAATCTCCTCCCGTCCGGTAAAACGACTTTCCTTAACCCTTCCGGCCGCATCCTGATTCGCATATCGCTTTCCGATTAAACCACCCGTTTGGAGCAATGAGTAGGTCCATACCGCTATCCCCACGAGGGCGAAAATACCTGCCGCCTGAGTGAGCCGTACCTTCGCTTTTCCCCTTATTCGTGTAAACAAAGTCAATAACAATATGGCAATCATGGCCAATGCCGTCAATATTCCACCTCGTGAGAACGTCGTAAGTCCCCGGAATGCTACAATGGTCGCAAGACCGACATTCAGGAGGATAAAGTGAAGGTTAGGTGAACGTAGCAACGCCCTTGAGACAAAAATAAACATCGCCAGTCCGAGAATTGTCGACACCTGGTTAGGACCGAAGCCACCGGACGTAGCAGACGTAGATGCCGTTCCCGTAATCACATCCCGTACCGTTGGGGTATAGAGAATGACATATACGGTAAGGGAGATGGCCGGCAATGCCATCATAAGCAAGCACGAATACAGATGCTCGAGTGTTATTCGACGTTGGTAGGTATACAACGAACAGAAACCGAGACAAAGAGGGCCGGAAATCACGAAGGAAATGATTTTTCTGTTCTCGATCGAACTGCCCAACACGGAATTTCCAATTATTACGCCCGGCACCATCAGCAGAAGGAAAACCCAATACGGCACCGCATTCTTTGAGAAGCCATTAAAGTAAATACCGTAAGCGATGACGAGTGCCACTGCATACTTCCCGTACTCGTATACCGGAACGCCGTGAGACGCACGCAGAAAAACCTCAGCGCCCGTAATGTAAGCTGCTACCACCAATGCTTCGTGTCCGCGATTCTGCCTTTTCGCAATATAAACCATGCCCCCCACTAGAATCACCAAACTATACGCGAGTGACAGCGTGGAAGAAGCGAATCCCAACACCCCAATGACGACGTGCAATGCGATAAGTCCGATGTAGGTCGAGAAGTTATTCATTCCGTTTATGCTCCAAAAGACGAAAGTACGAGGAAATAACGGCCTCTTCAGAAAATTCCCCAGCTACTTTTTTCTGTAACTGTTCGCCGAGCGCCGCGCGCAGCTGCCCGTCTTCCGATAAACGCAGCAATTCATCGGCAAAACAGGCTGTATCACCCACCGCGACCAACAGTCCATTATGCTGGTGTTGGATAATATGTGGAATTTCACCCACCGGAGTAGTGATCACAGCTTTACCCATGAGCCCATACTCGAGTAGTGCAACCGGCAGCCCTTCTGAGCGGGAAGACAGCACAGCAATATCGGCCTGTGACAGTATAGCCAAACTATCAAAACTGGCGGTATAGAAGTACACCCTGCCTTTAAGCCGGCTATCATCGGCGACCACGTGTTTCACATTGTCAGAATAAGGATCGTGAAAATCCTTACCGACCAAATGCAGCGACCACTCTGGTTTTTGGCTGAAAAAAATACCAGCCGCTTCCAATAGTGACAGATGGTCTTTCTGTTCGCGGAAGTTAGCCAGACAAACGATCCGCTTGCCTTCGGCTCCGGCAAGAAACGTGGGCGTATCCAGAGTGGTGGCCGTCGCCGGGAAATTAGGGAGATAGGTGACGTTCTGATATCCCAATGATCGAAGCCAGTCGACCAGTCGATGGTTCACGGCAATTGCCTTCCATGTGAAAGGAAGGCACAACCGAATGAGGGTTGACGGCCGTTTTTCCAGAAACTCACTGTCGCCATAATGATCATGCCATACAATACGGACGGAAGGCAAAGTACATTTCAGTAAGGTGGCAAAAAACAAAGACGTAGAATGCGCATGTATAAGAGTGATTTTTTCTGCTACCACCCATTTCCGCAGTTTAAACAATGCGGGAATATCGAGTGCCCTTTTCTTTCCCAACACAAGAAACCGAACACCCGGATCCAGGAGCGCCGCCATCGGACCCGTACGCCGGGTAGCCACCACCGCGGCATAACCCGTTCGCCGAATTAGGGCGTTGGCATAGCTCACCGCCATTCGTTCGGCCCCGCCCGTGTCAAGGGTATCGATCAACTGTAGGATTCTCATACGAGCAGTCGTTGGATTTCGGTTCGAAAACGGTCTGTTGTGTAAACTTGCGACCATTCGGATGCAGCCCCAGCCTTTTCTGCGTACGCCACGGGCGATTGTATCAACGTATCGATCTGGGCAACATCGGCGGCCAAATCACCAGTGAGCATAATGCCACGGCGCCCGTGATCCATCATCTGCGGCACACACGAAACGGGAAGGGCTGCCGGTACACACTTCCAGAACATCGCTTCTGCAACGGCCTTGGGCCAGCCTTCGCTCACAGATGGCAATATCAGGAAGTGGCCCGTTTGGTAGGCTTTCTTCATCTCCGCTGCCGGGACATTTCCCGCTATCGAGGCCCATTGACCAAGGTTTCTCTCGCGAATGCAGTGCTCTAAACCCGGACGAAGCGGCCCATCTCCGAAAAAAGTCAGCGAAACCTGATGTCCACGTTGCGCCAATTGCTGCACCAGGTTGAGCGCATACATCGGGTTTTTACCCGGTACTAACATACCGGAAAACAAAAAACGAAGAGTACCTGACAAAGGGCGCACCGGCAGGTCTACTTTTTCGTTTTCCGCATATGTAGCCGTGAAAAACGAGCGGATGTTGGCAGTATCATCGGGCCAGTCGCCGTAGACCAATACCGTCATTCTCCGCGTCCAAAACGTATTTTTCAGGATGGCCTGCTGCCATCGGTACGAAGACGGTTGGCGGGAGGAGGGATCCCAATTACCCGCGTATTTTGCTGTTTTGGGTTTTGAAGGAAAAAACACCTGCGCTAAACAGCCCAATAGCCCCATATTTCCGGGACAACGAAGGTGGATGTGATCGGCTTTTCGTATGGCACGAAGGATACGCCACCCGATAAGGGGCAACATCACAAACGAAAAAAGCGTATTTCGCCACGAAAGAAAGTTGAACGCGGGAACCGGAACTACCGTGACGTTGGGGTGTTGGTACGGTATATCAATGGCATCCGGCGACCTGGCAACAAGGGGGGCTACAATAACGATCTTGTCTACAAATTCGCCCCATATGTTCATCTCGCGCACGTAGGGTCCGTAGGCGAAGAACCGTCCTTTTTCTTCTACATGCGGAACATGTGTCACGATCAGGAACGTCATGGGGCTAACGAGTGGAATTCAGAAAAGAGTTCGTTTTCAGAACGCAGTCGGGCGTCTTTTCGAAACGTAAACGCATATCCTTTAGGCATCGATATCGTACGGCGGTTCACGGTCTCCGGACGGCGGTCAAGGTATTTGAGCCAACCAAAAACGAACCGGGAAACCAACAGAAAACCACTTCTGACAATGCGACGGCGTGAGATATTCACCAGGAAATTGGACGCTGCCAACGCCACAACGGACGCGTTCCCTTCTGTGACATAGGCCTTTTCTACGGCGCAAAGACGGAAAAGGCTCCGCATGCCGGTGTAGGTGAAACGAAAGAAATCGTAAGGTTCGGCATGATACGGAAAATTATGCGGCGCTTCAATCTGCAGCAATCCTCCTCTTCGGGTAACGCGTTGCAATTCTGCCGAGAACTGCCACGGATTTACAGTATGTTCGATTACCTGCGCCGCCAATACCAGATCGAACACCTCATCTTCGAATGGAATCCGGTGTCCGTCAAATACATAGTCGGGGCGAAACGCCGCATGGACGTCCGACGTCACCACCTGGCATCCGGGAAAGGTCTCCCGGTAAAAATCGGCTTTCTCGCCTGTCCCCACGACCAATACGACACCACCCTGGGGCAATTTTGCATTGAGCTCGCGATAGCGGCGTGTAAGGGAAGTATCATCGGCTAAGGAAGGTAGCAATTTGCGGCGGATGTAATTCCGATAATTCCCGGTATTTAGGTGTTCGGCATCCTGAGTAGTAACGGAACCCTCCCGTATGTCATCTGCGGAAAAAAGAGAGTCTGCGCCAAACAATATAGGTACTCCATTGTAAACGGGCAGTTCGGAACCGTCCTCAAACCGGATGATGTCTACGGAGCGGAACGCTTCGCGCGACTGCGTATCAGGATGTACGGGTTTCGGAGTACGTAGTTCCATTTATCGTTTTTGTAATCGCATGGTGATATGCATACATCGGAACAGCGCTGCATCAGACACTGATGACCGTTCCCAATCCTGTTGATGCCATCGGGTGCCGAGTTTGTGCACCAACGCATTTGAAAACGGCAGCAAATTCAGGAGGGCCAACCATTTTGACTTCCCGAGCAAGCCGCGTCTTTCCTGTACCAAAAAGGCGGTTTCGTAAGCGCGTACTGTCTTTTTATTGAAGGGCCATTCCCAGTCAGCATCCGACTGAAACGGACGGTATAAAGTACGCAACAACTTTACCGGCCAACTCGTTTGCATAGGGTCATAGCTTATGATCTCGCCCCCGGGTGCCAGTCGTTTTTGCAGATGGGCGATAATCAGTTCGGTGTTTTCAAAATGATGCAGTACACCGTAGGCATAAATGATGTCAAAACCGTCTTCGGTAAAATCCGGCGACAGAAAATCAATGGCTTCCACCCGGGCGTTAGGTAGGTCGGCCAAACGGAGCCTCAATTTTTCAATGGCTACATCGCTGAGATCGATACCGAGGTAACTCTTTGCACGCTCCGCCATGTATTTTGAAAGATAGTTCCCCGCGAAGCAGCCCAAATCAAGTACCTTTTTATCGGATAAATCGCCCAGCCACTGTGTATGGAGTTCGTAGACCTGTGAGCTGATGCCCGTGTTTTTTCGTATCCGCTGTAAAAGTCCGTTTCGAACCGAAGCCCAGCAGCGGGTCAAAAAGTTCTGTCGGACCTCATTATAGAAGTCTCTTTGTCTTTTGTTGGTTTCGAGGATGTCGGCTGCGCTTTTCATAAAGAGGGTTTTCGCCACACCAAGCCGAAGAACGCTGTCAGACGTCCGAGTGCTTCCGTAAAAGCCTGTTTTTTTTCGGTGCCGGTAAAGGTATTGCTAAATCTTATGAATGTCAAAAGCAGCGTCACCAAATTCCACTTAACGCGCGCATCAAAAGACGGCCTTGGATTTGCCACACGCCACACATACCATCCGTTCCGAACAACCATCTTTCCAAAAGCAAACTGATTCGGGCGCCCCGACGGTTCGTGATAATGGGCCAATCGCGCTGCCGTATTGCAGTAGAGCGCACCCGTTTGAGCCACCCTGATACTGAAATCAGCGTCTTCGTAGAGTCCGTATCCCTCGAAATACGTCGAGAATTGATGCGTGGTTACCGTTTCTTTGCGAAACGACGATACGCCTCCCATAAGCAATTGCGTGGGATAGGTTTTACCGCTCGGTGGCAGGAAGCCGATACTCCGCGCATGCCCGAACGCCGGCATAAACCCGGGCGGACAGTCGGTATCGAGTCCAAAACGCCTCCGCAGGCGAAAACGACTGCTTTCTTCCTGCACCCAACCATCGTAGAAAAACTCGTGGGACGAGGCAGCATAGTCGGTTCCTACGTATCGAAAACGCGATTCATTGGCAATGTATCCTCCTACGCCCACCGCATCCGGATAAGCTTCATAGGTTCCGATCAGTTGCTCGAAATAATCGCTTTCGAGAACCGTATCGTCATCTAAAAAACAAACAATTTCGGCCCTTTCATGCACCCGTTGGATACCGTAATTACGCTGTCGGGTGAGACCCCGCTCAGCCGGAGGAACCGAAAAATACCGCACCAAAGGCATCGGATGGCGTTCGAGCATTTCGCGGGTGCGATCGTCCGGCGAGCCGTCTACCACCAGGACTTCCAGCGGCGGAAGGGTTTGTTGATCTACCGAAGCCAGAAGTTTTGAAAGGGCTTCGGGCCGTTTATACGTGCAGATAATGAGCGTAAAGTTCTTCATCGATCGGATCGTAAGATTTCAAAGGGTACACTTCCCATTCGAGCGGCATATCGGCTAAAAGCACTGTTATACATATCGCGCCCCAACAGCAGGAAGATGCGTTCGGACGAAGCCAGAAAATGGAAATCCTGTAGGGTTTTAACGAACGCTTCGGTGGCGCTTCCTGAGTGGGAAACACCTGTATGGGCGGGCGTTCCGGATGTAATCCGAACGTTTGGCAGCGTTTGGCAATACGTCAGAAACGATGTGCTGTCGGAAAATACGTAGACAGGCTTGTCAGATGTGGCCTGCACGCGTTCGATCAGCGTCCGAACTTCTTCTATCAACTGTTTTTTCGCCTCTTCGGATAACACGCGCTGCGTTGTATCGGCGAAGTCACCCAACAAAGATGTAAACCGGGCATGGCACGAAACGTAAGCCGGGGGCGTAGCGGGCAATTGCCCCGCCATAAAAGGCGTCATGGAAAACAACGTGTGAAAATGAGACCTCCAACGCTCGTGAAGCTGTTCGGGATTGAGATCGGGCCGAAGGACGGGCAAGGCATCTATATTGTAGAAATAGTAAAAGCGACGTATGCGACGGTTCTTGAGGGGTTTGCGGATATCAGCTTGAAAGTCATCCATATGGTACACAATGCGGGAGTAAAACGGATGATAGCCTTCGTCGTCGGGACGCCAGTCATAAGTACCCGGTTCAAAAAAGTCCGTCAGGGCTACCGGCGACGTATACACAATCCGAAAATCAAGTTGTTCCTGAAGGGCAAGTTCGTAACACGAAAGGATGCCTTTGAGCCTGTCAATCCAACCGCCGTGTGGCACGACTCCATTACAGCAGAACACCAGCACGCGACCTTCCGGTTTCGTAAACCGGGGCTTCTTCATAAGATGCGTCCATATTCGCACGTTCTTCTGAAGACGCGCCAACCTGTTCCGGAGGTGCTTCCGTGTCTCATTCCATACCTTCATCCTGACTATTGATTGGGTTAACGAAAAAATCGTGGACGGTATGAAAAAACCGGACATCCCGGAGCTTGTTATACCAAAGTGCGCGGTTCTTCTCCTGCATCGCCCGAAAATCCGCTGGCGTGATTGTTTGATGGAACGCCCACAAATCGTCGGCGATCGAACGGCCCGACACTTTCACACAGTGTTTGTCCCAGTCGATTGAGGTAGGAAGCGGCAAACGGCAGTCGGTGTCGACCAACACCGGAATACGCCCCATTGCCAGCGCTTCGTAGAATCGCACGGAAAAATTCCCATTTCCCCGTAAACAAAACGTATACGGTGCTTTTTCCATGTTGCGTAAAAACTCCAGATGGGTGCGAACGCGATCGTCTTCGGTTTTTGCACCCGCGCGATAGGATTTCCGGAAGATAAAATCCGTCCGGATCCGCGCATCTTCCTGCAACTTTTTCAACAGCCTGTACCGTACGATTCCAGAAGGGAAAAACGGCTGTGGGTCAGAGGGAATGCTGCGGCGAAACCGGTGCCAAAAATAATACCATTGGATATAGAGTTCCTTTATCCATTTGCCGAAACTGCCATCGGCGTTGCCAGTGAAGGCAATGAAAGGACTGGTTTCTTTGTCTATAGGCTGGAACTCCTTATCGAGCGTCCGATACGGATCTGTTGTATGGGCGGGAAGGATGATGGTTTGTTCGCCGAGTTTACTGTCGAATCCGCCGAACCGGAAGACCCAGACGGGCTTGGTAAACGTCAGCCCAAGATCTCCGGAAGAATATACCCATACGGGCTTCTGCCGTTGTAAGGCCTGGTCGATGAAGCGGTCCATGACGGCACGCAAACCGTTGCTGATGTAGTATTCGACGCTAAGCGGAAGCACGTATACATCCGCCGCAGCGTCATCTGTTACCAGGGTATAGACCTGCCGCAAAGGTTCGTCCTCTTTATACCAAAGATGGAATAAAAGCGGAAAAACAAACCGACGATGTAATTCGCCGAGGTAATCCCTGTCTGTATAGACGTTGATCATGGTGCAAGCCTGGAGGCCCAAGTTACGGCGGCGTTCCACCTTTTCCAAAAATTCCGTAAAAATGATGGTAGTTCTTTCAAAGGGACGCTCTTCAGCGAGCGAAGAAAAAGTTGGAGTTTATAGCCCCGTACCTGTTCGACCGAATCATATTGCTTCCGGACGTAAAGTAACGTGGGGGCCGGTTTAGGTTGGATGGCGTCGTCTTCCCACGGATGCCGGAACTTCGAACGAAACCCGCCTATGGGCGCATTCAGGTGCAGCAGCGCCGGCTTGGGGAAATACAGGACATCGCGTCCGGAGTACCGTAACTGCATGCCATAGTCGGTATCCTCCCCGTATCCAAACTCCAATTCCATTTTGAAACGTGGCATGGGATCGATCCGTTTTACAAAACTGCAGCCCGATCCGAATACGATGGTCTGGTGGACCTGCGGATATAACTGCGGAACACCGGCGCTAAGGCAACTCAGCACCAAACATTCGGCACCGTATTGGCGTGCGTTATCCAGACAGATCGAAAGGCTATCTGCCGGAAGGCGTATATCGTCATCAGCAAAAAAAACCCACTCGGAGGCGACGTGTTCCAGGGCCACATTCCGGGCATTGCAGGCACCGGCCTGACGCAGGAAAACGTGTTTGATCGAAAAGGGCCATTTCGTTGTTTCAAGATAGTCAAGAAGCGAGTTTCCGTTTGGTTCAGGGTTTTGCTCGACGATGATGACCCGTTTCGGAAGATGGTCTTGTTGGGCGAGATCGGAAAGCACGTCCCAGAGATACGGTTTTCTCCCGATAGTTGGAATCACTACGTCGATGGTTCCCTCGCTGACGACGCTTCTTCGGCTCGAAACTTTTAAAACGTTCATCTCCACTTTCACATTAATTCGTTTACGGACGACGGCCCTGAGAAAGGAAATCATCGCCCATTTACTTTCAAAAAGCACTAACGAAGCGAAAAGTAAAACAACCCATTTGCGT
This genomic interval from Flavobacterium sp. HJ-32-4 contains the following:
- a CDS encoding exopolysaccharide biosynthesis polyprenyl glycosylphosphotransferase, which translates into the protein MASVFGALFLLDKLVDFDYFSFQRGDYYELTVLALYINVLGTVFEMYNLQVASNQLQVIRSILFTATATGIFYLLTPFFTPFLPLNRIQIVYFFLGLFAGLFVWRFFYQAFLASHRFEKKVVLICDRELLPSLIAYLADADPHYRVVGYINPDESDHGTVKADVQVIGVGEAASFVTENGISEVVVDSKKAKRMTVFLYTQLVYLLENGVIIRDFAQVYESMMQRIPMEHFATDFYRYFPFSRSNNNKLYLIIVKALEMLFSFAGLVVMSVLLPLILLGNLLGNRGKLFYVQERVGKNGKAFRIYKFRTMVQNAEHNGAVFAATNDARVTPFGKFLRKTRLDEMPQFINILKGDMAFIGPRPERPIFVNELSRRMPFYETRHVIKPGITGWAQVKYPYGQTMDDSLIKLQYDLYYIKHRSIFLDLNIIIKTFSTVLFYRGQ
- a CDS encoding O-antigen ligase, which translates into the protein MNNFSTYIGLIALHVVIGVLGFASSTLSLAYSLVILVGGMVYIAKRQNRGHEALVVAAYITGAEVFLRASHGVPVYEYGKYAVALVIAYGIYFNGFSKNAVPYWVFLLLMVPGVIIGNSVLGSSIENRKIISFVISGPLCLGFCSLYTYQRRITLEHLYSCLLMMALPAISLTVYVILYTPTVRDVITGTASTSATSGGFGPNQVSTILGLAMFIFVSRALLRSPNLHFILLNVGLATIVAFRGLTTFSRGGILTALAMIAILLLTLFTRIRGKAKVRLTQAAGIFALVGIAVWTYSLLQTGGLIGKRYANQDAAGRVKESRFTGREEIAQMEITAFIENPVFGVGAGKTIDMREEESGVNTASHDEITRLLAEHGSLGIAMLLILIFTPIILHFDNKENFMMFPLLIFWFLTINHSAMRTAAPAFIYSLTLLKVDMPGVAIIKKRVYPGMRSPAQN
- a CDS encoding glycosyltransferase family 4 protein produces the protein MRILQLIDTLDTGGAERMAVSYANALIRRTGYAAVVATRRTGPMAALLDPGVRFLVLGKKRALDIPALFKLRKWVVAEKITLIHAHSTSLFFATLLKCTLPSVRIVWHDHYGDSEFLEKRPSTLIRLCLPFTWKAIAVNHRLVDWLRSLGYQNVTYLPNFPATATTLDTPTFLAGAEGKRIVCLANFREQKDHLSLLEAAGIFFSQKPEWSLHLVGKDFHDPYSDNVKHVVADDSRLKGRVYFYTASFDSLAILSQADIAVLSSRSEGLPVALLEYGLMGKAVITTPVGEIPHIIQHQHNGLLVAVGDTACFADELLRLSEDGQLRAALGEQLQKKVAGEFSEEAVISSYFRLLEHKRNE
- a CDS encoding glycosyltransferase family 4 protein, yielding MTFLIVTHVPHVEEKGRFFAYGPYVREMNIWGEFVDKIVIVAPLVARSPDAIDIPYQHPNVTVVPVPAFNFLSWRNTLFSFVMLPLIGWRILRAIRKADHIHLRCPGNMGLLGCLAQVFFPSKPKTAKYAGNWDPSSRQPSSYRWQQAILKNTFWTRRMTVLVYGDWPDDTANIRSFFTATYAENEKVDLPVRPLSGTLRFLFSGMLVPGKNPMYALNLVQQLAQRGHQVSLTFFGDGPLRPGLEHCIRERNLGQWASIAGNVPAAEMKKAYQTGHFLILPSVSEGWPKAVAEAMFWKCVPAALPVSCVPQMMDHGRRGIMLTGDLAADVAQIDTLIQSPVAYAEKAGAASEWSQVYTTDRFRTEIQRLLV
- a CDS encoding methyltransferase domain-containing protein, yielding MELRTPKPVHPDTQSREAFRSVDIIRFEDGSELPVYNGVPILFGADSLFSADDIREGSVTTQDAEHLNTGNYRNYIRRKLLPSLADDTSLTRRYRELNAKLPQGGVVLVVGTGEKADFYRETFPGCQVVTSDVHAAFRPDYVFDGHRIPFEDEVFDLVLAAQVIEHTVNPWQFSAELQRVTRRGGLLQIEAPHNFPYHAEPYDFFRFTYTGMRSLFRLCAVEKAYVTEGNASVVALAASNFLVNISRRRIVRSGFLLVSRFVFGWLKYLDRRPETVNRRTISMPKGYAFTFRKDARLRSENELFSEFHSLAP
- a CDS encoding bifunctional 2-polyprenyl-6-hydroxyphenol methylase/3-demethylubiquinol 3-O-methyltransferase UbiG — its product is MKSAADILETNKRQRDFYNEVRQNFLTRCWASVRNGLLQRIRKNTGISSQVYELHTQWLGDLSDKKVLDLGCFAGNYLSKYMAERAKSYLGIDLSDVAIEKLRLRLADLPNARVEAIDFLSPDFTEDGFDIIYAYGVLHHFENTELIIAHLQKRLAPGGEIISYDPMQTSWPVKLLRTLYRPFQSDADWEWPFNKKTVRAYETAFLVQERRGLLGKSKWLALLNLLPFSNALVHKLGTRWHQQDWERSSVSDAALFRCMHITMRLQKR
- a CDS encoding glycosyltransferase family 2 protein, whose protein sequence is MKNFTLIICTYKRPEALSKLLASVDQQTLPPLEVLVVDGSPDDRTREMLERHPMPLVRYFSVPPAERGLTRQRNYGIQRVHERAEIVCFLDDDTVLESDYFEQLIGTYEAYPDAVGVGGYIANESRFRYVGTDYAASSHEFFYDGWVQEESSRFRLRRRFGLDTDCPPGFMPAFGHARSIGFLPPSGKTYPTQLLMGGVSSFRKETVTTHQFSTYFEGYGLYEDADFSIRVAQTGALYCNTAARLAHYHEPSGRPNQFAFGKMVVRNGWYVWRVANPRPSFDARVKWNLVTLLLTFIRFSNTFTGTEKKQAFTEALGRLTAFFGLVWRKPSL
- a CDS encoding exostosin family protein; its protein translation is MINVYTDRDYLGELHRRFVFPLLFHLWYKEDEPLRQVYTLVTDDAAADVYVLPLSVEYYISNGLRAVMDRFIDQALQRQKPVWVYSSGDLGLTFTKPVWVFRFGGFDSKLGEQTIILPAHTTDPYRTLDKEFQPIDKETSPFIAFTGNADGSFGKWIKELYIQWYYFWHRFRRSIPSDPQPFFPSGIVRYRLLKKLQEDARIRTDFIFRKSYRAGAKTEDDRVRTHLEFLRNMEKAPYTFCLRGNGNFSVRFYEALAMGRIPVLVDTDCRLPLPTSIDWDKHCVKVSGRSIADDLWAFHQTITPADFRAMQEKNRALWYNKLRDVRFFHTVHDFFVNPINSQDEGME
- a CDS encoding glycosyltransferase family 2 protein gives rise to the protein MVHVVHNGSAILKTEGTTVDVVGQSLVRGLAQLAAAEDGTVTWCREELEPVFAKERVEELLHHDTLLISYAAGHYYLPTAIGYVEGASFVRFPDDVTFPTWCMSANAGACKGRCLRMLLDAFPNVSGFDEVLHAAGKLLQVEGLICLSEPRLLREPLRLSSKPISYRHLFDFVARYKGRKWVVLLFASLVLFESKWAMISFLRAVVRKRINVKVEMNVLKVSSRRSVVSEGTIDVVIPTIGRKPYLWDVLSDLAQQDHLPKRVIIVEQNPEPNGNSLLDYLETTKWPFSIKHVFLRQAGACNARNVALEHVASEWVFFADDDIRLPADSLSICLDNARQYGAECLVLSCLSAGVPQLYPQVHQTIVFGSGCSFVKRIDPMPRFKMELEFGYGEDTDYGMQLRYSGRDVLYFPKPALLHLNAPIGGFRSKFRHPWEDDAIQPKPAPTLLYVRKQYDSVEQVRGYKLQLFLRSLKSVPLKELPSFLRNFWKRWNAAVTWASRLAP